The following are encoded together in the Thunnus maccoyii chromosome 18, fThuMac1.1, whole genome shotgun sequence genome:
- the si:ch73-364h19.1 gene encoding uncharacterized protein si:ch73-364h19.1, translating into MRAFVLKLMTSGGFLKGTLRVYTAEMSTTASPTIPSSQLTSDQLTVVAAAFSSLVFFVVIVVLLSIIYRKDPQCCRLRSYQGPHADMDAPPQYYSSRQTLVGSPCLEQTQIMDGSNTQTGQLFYVGLPSSYSLPTLDAPLPRLPSYESVRKKDRQRQIHMMIADRFGLNGPIVTEPPPTYEESIRQSMELPYNILPSSLDISSPQSIYTNTGTDIQTDIPHPINSDTNSSVLPV; encoded by the exons ATGAGAGCTTTCGTGTTAAAGCTGATGACCTCAGGAGGATTTTTGAAGGGAACATTAAGAGTTTACACAGCAGAAATGTCCACAACTGCAAGTCCAACCATTCCTTCTTCACAGCTGACATCGGATCAACTCACAGTGGTCGCTGCAGCTT TTTCTTCTCTGGTGTTCTTTGTGGTTATTGTGGTGCTGCTGTCCATTATTTACCGCAAGGATCCTCAGTGCTGCAGACTCCGCTCCTATCAGGGGCCACATGCAGATATG GACGCTCCTCCTCAGTActacagcagcagacagacgCTGGTGGGATCTCCTTGTCTAGAACAGACTCAGATCATGGATGGTAGCAACACTCAG ACAGGTCAGCTGTTCTACGTCGGCCTGCCTTCCAGCTACAGCCTGCCCACTCTGGATGCCCCCCTGCCGAGGCTCCCCTCCTACGAGAGCGTCCGAAAGAAGGACCGCCAGAGGCAGATCCACATGATGATCGCAGACCGCTTTGGCCTCAATGGACCCATTGTGACTGAG CCACCTCCAACATATGAAGAGAGTATCCGCCAGTCTATGGAGCTGCCGTACAACATCCTCCCGTCTAGTTTGGACATTTCTTCTCCTCAGAGTATCTACACCAACACAGGGACAGACATCCAAACTGACATACCTCATCCAATCAACTCCGATACAAACAGCAGCGTTCTACCTGTGTGA
- the xylt2 gene encoding xylosyltransferase 2 encodes MVASARVQKLLRRYKLAIAAALTILLVQGLVVWSLRSLEEGEAERKTRRSKLPDHNSQDPKRDAALWEKQNSLSRRNQGRWSSRLERTGGTAASALRRATSRRGGKPSIRLKAPQERGMTGLDGVVPHDPSSSRNFSESRGGTDGAARLPAAAIPGEPGSVDGAHQAPSSDFVPKCDIIGKDALSALHRAGSQQCRQEIANIVCQHQAGQLMPDALPQFCPQLGVSNPVQAVGELDNSLSKVENPVRVAFVLMVHGRAVRQLRRLMKAIYHRDHYYYIHVDKRSSYMHREVLQIAQQYPNIRATPWRMVTIWGGASLLKAYLRSMQDLLSMLDWKWDFFINLSATDFPTRTNDELVAFLSQHRDKNFLKSHGRENARFIKKQGLDRLFHECDNHMWRLGERSIPEGLEVSGGSDWFALTRRFVEYVINSQDDLVSGLKQFYSYALLPAESFFHTVLGNSHMCDSLVDNNLRVTNWNRKLGCKCQYKHIVDWCGCSPNDFKPQDLIRIQQLTRPTFFARKFESTVNQEAIDILDTHLYGQYAPGTIAIKAYWESLFEQLDGVGSLSDVALTAYTSFFRLGLKSLVKTQSTVEACRFEPVGFPLSVHVYFYDDRFQGYLVRQEVQALGSKVKETLEMWAVPQATLVLETNLKEFERLKNLEIGTEWDPKERIFRNFGGVVGPLDEPLAVQKWARGPNLTATIVWIDPALVVAASYDITVDVDAEYTQYKPPLQRPLRPGTWTVRVLKQWERIAEVHFLVMPLTFKDKEPLRQEEDSWLHAGPPGNLYLEQSFQQLSSVLKLPPQEPAMQAAQRNAQLVGQALESWVDSSVGTFWVIGDLCTTQTSSCPALGACSKTSWSSLSPDPKSELGPVKSDGRIR; translated from the exons ATGGTGGCCAGTGCGCGAGTACAGAAGCTCCTCCGACGATATAAACTCGCGATTGCCGCCGCATTAACCATCCTCCTGGTACAAGGGCTTGTGGTATGGAGTCTGAGAAGTCTGGAAGAGGGCGAGGCAGAG AGGAAAACAAGACGGTCTAAGCTGCCTGACCACAACAGCCAGGATCCAAAGAGAGACGCTGCACTTTGGGAGAAACAAAATTCTTTGTCGCGGAGGAACCAGGGCAGATGGAGCTCCAGGTTGGAGAGGACAGGGGGCACAGCAGCCAGCGCACTGAGGAGAGCGACCAGCCGCAGAGGAGGAAAGCCCAGCATCAGACTGAAGGCTCCCCAGGAGCGGGGGATGACGGGATTGGATGGCGTAGTCCCTCATGACCCGTCCAGTAGTCGAAACTTCAGTGAGTCCCGAGGTGGCACAGACGGAGCAGCCAGGTTACCTGCTGCTGCCATACCAGGGGAGCCAGGCAGCGTGGACGGGGCTCACCAAGCCCCCAGTAGCGACTTTGTGCCTAAATGTGATATCATAGGCAAGGACGCGCTGTCTGCCCTCCATCGTGCTGGCTCACAGCAGTGCCGACAGGAGATCGCCAACATTGTGTGCCAGCACCAGGCTGGGCAGCTCATGCCAGACGCACTTCCACAGTTCTGTCCCCAGCTTG GTGTATCAAATCCAGTCCAGGCTGTTGGCGAGCTGGACAACAGCCTGTCCAAGGTGGAGAACCCAGTTAGGGTGGCCTTCGTCCTGATGGTTCACGGCCGAGCTGTACGGCAGCTCAGGCGCCTCATGAAAGCCATATACCACCGTGACCACTACTATTACATCCATGTGGACAAG CGGTCCAGCTACATGCACCGGGAGGTCCTGCAGATAGCCCAGCAGTACCCAAACATACGAGCCACGCCCTGGCGGATGGTCACCATCTGGGGTGGGGCCAGTCTACTGAAGGCTTACCTACGCAGCATGCAGGATCTGCTCTCCATGCTGGACTGGAAGTGGGATTTTTTCATCAATCTCAGCGCCACAGACTTCCCCACCAG GACCAATGATGAACTGGTGGCATTCCtgtcacagcacagagacaagAACTTCCTCAAGTCCCACGGCAGAGAGAATGCACG GTTTATTAAGAAGCAGGGCCTTGACCGTCTCTTCCACGAGTGCGACAACCACATGTGGCGTCTTGGTGAACGCAGCATCCCAGAAGGCCTGGAGGTCTCGGGTGGCTCTGACTGGTTTGCCCTCACCCGCCGCTTTGTGGAGTACGTCATCAACTCCCAGGATGACCTAGTGTCAGGGCTGAAGCAGTTCTATTCCTACGCGCTGCTCCCCGCTGAG TCCTTCTTCCACACCGTGCTCGGGAACAGTCACATGTGCGACAGCCTGGTGGACAATAACCTGCGTGTCACCAACTGGAACCGTAAGCTCGGCTGTAAATGTCAGTACAAGCACATTGTCGACTGGTGCGGCTGCTCGCCCAATGATTTCAAACCGCAAGACCTCATCCGGATTCAG CAATTGACCCGTCCGACATTCTTTGCCCGCAAGTTTGAGTCAACGGTGAACCAAGAGGCCATAGACATCCTGGACACTCACCTGTATGGCCAGTACGCTCCGGGCACCATCGCCATCAAGGCGTACTGGGAGAGCCTGTTTGAGCAGTTGGACGGTGTCGGCTCACTCAGCGATGTGGCTCTCACTGCTTACACTTCTTTCTTTCGCCTTGGTCTGAAGAGTCTGGTGAAGACTCAGAGCACCGTAGAGGCCTGCAG gtTTGAACCAGTAGGCTTCCCTTTATCAGTACACGTGTACTTTTATGACGACCGTTTTCAAGGATACCTGGTGCGTCAGGAAGTCCAGGCtttggggtcaaaggtcaaggagACACTAGAGATGTGGGCAGTACCCCAGGCCACCCTCGTCCTCGAGACAAACCTTAAGGAGTTTGAAAGGCTCAAGAACCTGGAG ATCGGCACAGAGTGGGATCCTAAGGAAAGAATTTTTCGTAACTTTGGTGGGGTTGTCGGTCCTTTGGATGAACCACTAGCAGTCCAGAAGTGGGCTCGTGGGCCCAACCTCACAGCCACTATTGTGTGGATCGACCCGGCTCTGGTGGTGGCAGCTTCGTATGACATCACAGTGGATGTGGATGCAGAGTATACTCAGTATAAACCACCACTGCAGCGCCCCCTGCGGCCTGGCACCTGGACTGTACGGGTGTTAAAGCAGTGGGAGCGCATAGCAGAAGTTCATTTTCTTGTCATGCCCTTAACCTTCAAAGATAAGGAGCCATTACGCCAAG AAGAGGACAGCTGGCTCCATGCGGGTCCTCCAGGTAACTTGTACCTGGAGCAGAGCTTCCAGCAGCTGAGCTCTGTGCTGAAGCTGCCTCCCCAGGAGCCTGCCATGCAGGCAGCCCAGCGTAACGCCCAGCTGGTGGGCCAGGCCCTTGAATCATGGGTAGATAGCAGCGTGGGGACCTTCTGGGTCATAGGCGACTTGTGTACCACACAGACTTCATCCTGCCCAGCCTTGGGAGCTTGCTCCAAAACCTCCTGGAGTTCCCTGTCCCCAGACCCCAAGTCTGAACTGGGCCCAGTCAAAAGTGACGGGCGAATCAGGTAG
- the LOC121884852 gene encoding ras-related protein Rab-37-like isoform X1, translating into MDDPCETQRQEEMKMVSSDSAYGSSAEDGHTPNTFPYNEDLEHKTILVGDSGVGKTSLLVQFDQGKFISGSFSATVGIGFTNKVVDVDNLKVKLQIWDTAGQERFRSVTHAYYRDAQALLLLYDITSKLSFDNIRAWLTEIHEYAQKDVVIMLLGNKSDMAAERVVKTEDGEKLAKEYGVPFMETSAKTGVNVELAFLAIARELKHRATQQPNEPKFQIHDYIESQKHKSGCCGLM; encoded by the exons ATGGATGATCCgtgtgagacacagagacaagaggaaatGAAGATGGTCTCCTCGGACAGCGCGTACGGGTCATCTGCAGAGGACGGACATACACCCAACACCTTCCCTTATAATGAAGACCTGGAGCACAAG ACCATCCTAGTGGGAGACAGCGGAGTGGGCAAGACCTCTCTGCTGGTTCAGTTCGACCAGGGCAAGTTCATCTCGGGGTCTTTCTCCGCCACCGTCGGCATCGGCTTCACA AATAAAGTGGTGGATGTTGACAACCTGAAAGTCAAACTCCAG ATCTGGGATACAGCCGGCCAAGAGAGATTCCGCAGCGTAACGCATGCCTACTACAGAGATGCCCAGG CATTACTTCTGCTTTATGATATCACCAGCAAGCTGTCATTTGACAATATCAGG GCTTGGCTGACTGAAATACACGAGTATGCCCAGAAGGATGTGGTCATCATGTTGCTCGGCAACAAG TCAGACATGGCTGCAGAGAGGGTCGTGAAGACGGAGGATGGAGAAAAGCTGGCGAAG GAGTATGGAGTGCCATTTATGGAAACCAGTGCGAAGACAGGAGTCAATGTGGAACTGGCCTTTCTCGCTATTGCAAG gGAGCTGAAGCACAGAGCAACGCAGCAGCCGAATGAGCCCAAGTTCCAGATACATGACTACATCGAGTCTCAGAAGCACAAGTCCGGCTGCTGCGGCCTCATGTAG
- the LOC121884852 gene encoding ras-related protein Rab-37-like isoform X3: MSTRKTSLTDKQTKNGTSKYVLERCASINEYYDIAFKNKVVDVDNLKVKLQIWDTAGQERFRSVTHAYYRDAQALLLLYDITSKLSFDNIRAWLTEIHEYAQKDVVIMLLGNKSDMAAERVVKTEDGEKLAKEYGVPFMETSAKTGVNVELAFLAIARELKHRATQQPNEPKFQIHDYIESQKHKSGCCGLM; encoded by the exons ATGTCCACAAGGAAGACATCGTTGACGGACAAGCAGACTAAAAACGGCACGTCAAAATATGTGTTGGAGAGATGCGCTTCTATTAACGAGTATTATGATATTGCCTTTAAG AATAAAGTGGTGGATGTTGACAACCTGAAAGTCAAACTCCAG ATCTGGGATACAGCCGGCCAAGAGAGATTCCGCAGCGTAACGCATGCCTACTACAGAGATGCCCAGG CATTACTTCTGCTTTATGATATCACCAGCAAGCTGTCATTTGACAATATCAGG GCTTGGCTGACTGAAATACACGAGTATGCCCAGAAGGATGTGGTCATCATGTTGCTCGGCAACAAG TCAGACATGGCTGCAGAGAGGGTCGTGAAGACGGAGGATGGAGAAAAGCTGGCGAAG GAGTATGGAGTGCCATTTATGGAAACCAGTGCGAAGACAGGAGTCAATGTGGAACTGGCCTTTCTCGCTATTGCAAG gGAGCTGAAGCACAGAGCAACGCAGCAGCCGAATGAGCCCAAGTTCCAGATACATGACTACATCGAGTCTCAGAAGCACAAGTCCGGCTGCTGCGGCCTCATGTAG
- the LOC121884852 gene encoding ras-related protein Rab-37-like isoform X2 gives MSTRKTSLTDKQTKNGTSKYVLERCASINEYYDIAFKVMLLGDSAVGKTCLLVRFKDGAFLGGNFIATVGIDFRNKVVDVDNLKVKLQIWDTAGQERFRSVTHAYYRDAQALLLLYDITSKLSFDNIRAWLTEIHEYAQKDVVIMLLGNKSDMAAERVVKTEDGEKLAKEYGVPFMETSAKTGVNVELAFLAIARELKHRATQQPNEPKFQIHDYIESQKHKSGCCGLM, from the exons ATGTCCACAAGGAAGACATCGTTGACGGACAAGCAGACTAAAAACGGCACGTCAAAATATGTGTTGGAGAGATGCGCTTCTATTAACGAGTATTATGATATTGCCTTTAAG GTGATGCTGCTGGGAGACTCGGCCGTGGGGAAGACGTGCCTCTTGGTGCGCTTTAAAGATGGGGCCTTTCTGGGAGGCAACTTTATAGCCACCGTTGGAATAGACTTTAGG AATAAAGTGGTGGATGTTGACAACCTGAAAGTCAAACTCCAG ATCTGGGATACAGCCGGCCAAGAGAGATTCCGCAGCGTAACGCATGCCTACTACAGAGATGCCCAGG CATTACTTCTGCTTTATGATATCACCAGCAAGCTGTCATTTGACAATATCAGG GCTTGGCTGACTGAAATACACGAGTATGCCCAGAAGGATGTGGTCATCATGTTGCTCGGCAACAAG TCAGACATGGCTGCAGAGAGGGTCGTGAAGACGGAGGATGGAGAAAAGCTGGCGAAG GAGTATGGAGTGCCATTTATGGAAACCAGTGCGAAGACAGGAGTCAATGTGGAACTGGCCTTTCTCGCTATTGCAAG gGAGCTGAAGCACAGAGCAACGCAGCAGCCGAATGAGCCCAAGTTCCAGATACATGACTACATCGAGTCTCAGAAGCACAAGTCCGGCTGCTGCGGCCTCATGTAG